In Tenebrio molitor chromosome 1, icTenMoli1.1, whole genome shotgun sequence, the sequence tccatttttttatattgtcattttattttctttttacacGACATCCATGTCAGTTCATTCATTACGGATTACAGACGGAAGTACTGAAGTTACAACGGAACGCGGTCCCCGCGGTGACCCATCCATACACTGACCGCGCCccacgttgcttaacttcctGGAATGGTGCTAGTGCAGTAGTcatcattattaaaaaatatttcaagtaCCAAAGGAGAAAAAATTCATGAGATGGTATTGCACGAAGCTCTTAAGAAAAAGAGCTGTAAAAAATACTAGGCCATTTTTTATCCGACAATCctcgaatgaaaaaaaatcaacaatgaACACTCAGAAGGGCCACCGAAATCAGATAAAGGGACCATCTGCGAATCGGCGATGAATACAAAATCTTGCGGCTTAGCGAAGTGCGCTAAAACGCATTTGCAAAGCCTCCCGATATCCTGATTAATTTTGGGAACGGAATTTTCTACTTTTCAGcgaaatataacaaaaatagaaCTTGACGATACTCCAGCGGTGAAACACTGTccaaacttttttgttttatcttaTCTTCCAATTAATCCCAATTTCTGATCGTtacagatatgcaaaaaagtTACATGATTCACGGCGTTTCGTTCGATAAATAAGGAGCAGAGCAATTACAGGTACTGCTTTGTAATTAGTGGACCATGGAGTGCGGCAGAGGTTTGATAGCGGCGTTTGTGCTTTTCAATATTTGGTGGGTAAACTCCACACCCCTCACGAAAGATGACGCTACCGAGTGTGTGGTAAGCTTTCGTTAATCAGACACAGAACAATTTTTGCTATTTTGTACTTTTGATTTGCAGTCAGCCTGTCAAGGGCTAGACGAGAAGAAAGTCAACGTTCATCTTGTACCACACTCCCATGACGATGTAGGCTGGCTGCAAACCTTCGAAGGCTATTACAATGGAACCGGAGGTAAGCTAAAATTGATTAGTTATATTTTTTGGTCTAGAATAGCAGAACAAAAATATAcaactgatttaaaaaaaattgatctgtTGCGATCCTGATACAAATCTTATTTACCTTTTCGTTGGCATTTTAATTGTCTATCTACGCACTTACGCATCTGACGATCTCCCATCGATATGCTAAAgtgtcaatattttttaatcagaCTTCAAGGAAATCAAAAACGCTGGAGTCCAATATATCCTGGACAGCACGATTCAAGCTCTccaaaagaacaaaaacagaaGGTAAGTTTCTTCCTGATGCACCAGAAGATCTCTAAACGCATCTCTCCTTTCGCAGATACATCCAAGTTGAAACAGCTTTCTTTTGGAAATGGTGGAACGATCAGGACGAGGAGACCCGCAGCGCCGTAAAAGATTTGGTCAACTCTGGACAACTGGAAATGGTCGGTGGAGGGTGGTCGATGAACGATGAAGCAGCCGCCCATTACCAGTCCATCATCGACCAATTTACTTGGGGATTTAGGTAAAGCAACCGATCAGAATAAAGACGATTCGTTACAACTAATCAACAGGATTTTGGACGACACCGTTGGAGAATGCGGAAGACCCAAAGTGGGATGGCAGATTGATCCTTTCGGCCACAGTCGAGAACACGCTTCGATTTCCAAACAGCTCGGTTTCGAAGGTCTGGTGCTTGGACGTATTGATTACAGAGATAAAAGTACAAGGATCGAGGACAAAAATTTGGACTTCAACTGGGTCACAAATCCAAATTTTGAAGACTCCACAATTCTTACTACAATGTTCCCTGACTTTTACACCTGGCCGGAGGGACTTTGCTTGGATTCAACATGTGCCAGCAGTCAGAAGCTGATTAATGATGACAATGTAGAAGCAGTGGTAAGCATAAAGTATTTGCTTTAGTAGTTTTGATCATTCAACAACGAATACATAaatacaatatatttttgcaGGTTGCTAATTTTACTGCGATACTTCAAGAATGGACCGgttattacaaaacaaaaaatattttgatccCCATGGGACACGACTTCACGTATCAAAAAGCCGAAGATAACTTCAACAGCATGGACAAACTCATAgagtaattaaaatatatactCTCTGTAGCAAAAACacttaaacaatatttttagaggATTCAAGGATTCTGACTATAACGTCATATATTCAACACCTTCTTGCTATATTGAAGCTGTTACAGCCGCCAAACCCActctaacaaaaaaagaagacgatTTCTTCCCATACGCATCAAACGCAAACGAGTTTTGGACGGGATACTTTACATCGAGACCGACAGCAAAACGATTCGAAAGAGTGGCCAACAATATTTTGCAAAGTGTCAAACAATTGACGACCTTCTCGAGAATACAAGGTGGAGACGACGACAAGAACATTGTCGATTTGAGAATGGCCATGGGTGTGATGCAGCATCACGACGCCATCACTGGTACCGAAAAGCAAGACGTTGCTAACGACTACACTTCTATGCTTTACAAAGGAATAGCAAAAACCCAAGACTCAATAAGCAAGATCATCAGGTGAGTTGATTGTTCGTGATTCTTGGCGTTGAAGTAATACCGTCAAATATAGTGACCTCCTGAAGAAAAACGATTCTGCTGTGGATTTAGCATTGTCAACTTGTCTTTTGGCAAATGTTACCATCTGCGACGCTTCGAATAAAGACAAGTTCTTGGTGGCCGTCCAGAATCCACTGTCCAAGACTGTCTCTCATCACGTGCGTCTCCCAGTGAACGGTACTAACTTCAAGATTACCGATGCTGATGGAGAAGTAGCTCATGACGTATTGGACGCAATGCACACGTTTGATTTCGAAACGAAATTTGAAACTCCCAGTAAAGAAATAGTGTTTTTGGCAAAAGACTTGCCACCGTTGGGTGTTAAATTGTATTACGTCGAAACTGTAACGGATGATACAAAGAAATATAAGCCCCTTCAAGACATTACAGACGACGTGGTTACCTTTGGAGATGCGGTTTGAAAATCTGAGAAAATGGTAGTCAATTAATACTTATGATTTATGATATTGCAGAAGACAACTGAGTTCACCATTGACGCCACGACAGGAAAACTAGCTTCAGTGACGATTAAaggagtgaaaataaaaatacaacaagATTTTTACTACTATCACGGCCATGGTGATGGTGcttatatttttgaaccagaAGAAAAAACACCAGAAAATGCAACATTACTTGGTGGAGATTTTAAAGAAAAGAAGTATGTCAAAGGAGACTTG encodes:
- the LOC138135917 gene encoding lysosomal alpha-mannosidase-like, producing the protein MECGRGLIAAFVLFNIWWVNSTPLTKDDATECVSACQGLDEKKVNVHLVPHSHDDVGWLQTFEGYYNGTGDFKEIKNAGVQYILDSTIQALQKNKNRRYIQVETAFFWKWWNDQDEETRSAVKDLVNSGQLEMVGGGWSMNDEAAAHYQSIIDQFTWGFRILDDTVGECGRPKVGWQIDPFGHSREHASISKQLGFEGLVLGRIDYRDKSTRIEDKNLDFNWVTNPNFEDSTILTTMFPDFYTWPEGLCLDSTCASSQKLINDDNVEAVVANFTAILQEWTGYYKTKNILIPMGHDFTYQKAEDNFNSMDKLIEGFKDSDYNVIYSTPSCYIEAVTAAKPTLTKKEDDFFPYASNANEFWTGYFTSRPTAKRFERVANNILQSVKQLTTFSRIQGGDDDKNIVDLRMAMGVMQHHDAITGTEKQDVANDYTSMLYKGIAKTQDSISKIISDLLKKNDSAVDLALSTCLLANVTICDASNKDKFLVAVQNPLSKTVSHHVRLPVNGTNFKITDADGEVAHDVLDAMHTFDFETKFETPSKEIVFLAKDLPPLGVKLYYVETVTDDTKKYKPLQDITDDVVTFGDAKTTEFTIDATTGKLASVTIKGVKIKIQQDFYYYHGHGDGAYIFEPEEKTPENATLLGGDFKEKKYVKGDLVEEVHQVISDEATQVIRVYKTEDDAYVEFDWLIGNLQFDKNQSKEVITRFTIDGIANKDIFYTDANGRQQVQRTLNKRSDYEYDATEEPISSNYYPVTSKIVVKDETAKIEVAVLNDRAQGGSVLKPGVIELMVHRKEVADDHKGVDEVLNEQQFGKGLYARGQHYLTFGSSESKPESGVSTAAFERDLAHKKLLAPLVLVADATGETLNTVDKVKELVEFEFKGLAKDLPDNVQILTLEPWKDSYILRLEHILEKGEDDTLSTAATVDLAGLFTLFNITELSETTLGANQLIEAPTSKALKKIARSIAVKDDAPDLKVTLNPMEIKTFIFTTDKTNDGGHDNGITDGDDTSSSRAVSAASILIVFVTSLYALF